Proteins encoded in a region of the Nocardia asteroides genome:
- a CDS encoding DinB family protein translates to MNTCAECGFVYDLASAADVPSLAREHAVEYADLLGSDSGRLRQRGKPDVWSPLEYACHMRDVLLAQRERVLEARRSDNPTVTPMGRDERVEYDGYAEQNPADVARQIRDAALLFANVLERLGDDDWERTLRFPYPEPDERSLRWLAVHTLHELRHHLVDMHRQLDG, encoded by the coding sequence GTGAACACCTGTGCCGAATGCGGTTTCGTCTACGACTTGGCTTCGGCGGCCGACGTGCCGTCGCTGGCACGGGAGCACGCCGTGGAATACGCCGATCTGCTCGGTAGCGACAGCGGCAGACTACGACAGCGCGGCAAGCCCGATGTCTGGTCGCCCCTGGAATACGCCTGCCACATGCGCGATGTCCTGCTGGCCCAGCGCGAGCGCGTGCTGGAGGCCCGCCGCTCGGACAACCCGACCGTCACGCCGATGGGCCGGGACGAGCGCGTCGAGTACGACGGCTACGCCGAGCAGAATCCCGCGGACGTGGCCCGCCAGATCCGCGACGCCGCGCTGCTGTTCGCCAACGTGCTGGAGCGGCTCGGCGACGACGACTGGGAGCGCACGCTGCGTTTTCCCTACCCGGAGCCCGACGAGCGTTCGCTGCGCTGGCTCGCGGTGCACACCCTGCACGAGCTGCGCCACCACCTGGTGGACATGCACCGGCAACTGGACGGCTGA
- a CDS encoding acyltransferase, giving the protein MTATLPTPTPAGERVRPRAFVPALEGMRGMAALGVLLTHVAFQTGESGTPVVGRVWGRFDMAVAVFFALSGFLLWRPHAAAARGLDSAPPVGYYLRHRAARILPAYWVVVCAVLVLLPSAAGTAGLRVWVSNLALLQIYVPLTLTDGLTQMWSLSVEVAFYLVLPVLAFALVRLRGSAARLRVPVLLAVAVVSLGWNFIPVPTPDAIHADNWLPGYLPWFAAGMLLAELAEHSVRLSRWWKIGANQPLMWTVATAAFLLAATDVAGPAGLTRAEPWQYVVKMGLGAVIGFALLAPLVLRDPAARGHRWLESPVAAALGRWSYGIFIWHLAVLSIVFPVFGILPFQGDFGYVLVLTVAITLPVAAASYALVEEPVRRWVRSRDRVRRTAEPEPAP; this is encoded by the coding sequence ATGACAGCGACCCTGCCTACCCCCACGCCCGCCGGAGAACGGGTGCGCCCGCGCGCGTTCGTGCCCGCGCTGGAAGGCATGCGCGGGATGGCCGCGCTCGGCGTGCTGCTGACCCACGTCGCCTTCCAGACCGGAGAATCCGGCACGCCGGTCGTCGGCCGGGTGTGGGGACGGTTCGACATGGCGGTGGCGGTGTTCTTCGCGCTGTCGGGGTTCCTGCTCTGGCGGCCGCACGCCGCGGCCGCGCGCGGACTCGACTCCGCGCCGCCCGTCGGCTACTACCTGCGGCATCGTGCCGCACGCATCCTGCCCGCCTACTGGGTGGTGGTGTGCGCGGTCCTGGTGTTGCTGCCCAGCGCCGCCGGGACCGCGGGCCTGCGGGTGTGGGTGTCGAACCTGGCGCTGCTGCAGATCTACGTGCCCTTGACGCTGACCGACGGTCTCACGCAGATGTGGAGTCTGTCGGTGGAGGTGGCCTTCTACTTGGTGCTGCCCGTGCTGGCGTTCGCGCTGGTGCGCCTGCGCGGGTCAGCGGCGCGCCTGCGGGTGCCGGTGCTGCTCGCCGTGGCCGTCGTCAGCCTCGGCTGGAACTTCATTCCGGTGCCGACTCCGGACGCGATCCACGCGGACAACTGGTTGCCCGGCTATCTGCCCTGGTTCGCCGCGGGCATGCTCCTGGCGGAGCTCGCCGAACATAGCGTTCGGCTATCACGCTGGTGGAAAATCGGGGCGAATCAGCCCCTGATGTGGACGGTCGCGACGGCCGCCTTTCTGCTCGCGGCAACCGATGTGGCCGGTCCCGCCGGGCTCACTCGGGCCGAGCCTTGGCAGTACGTGGTGAAGATGGGACTCGGCGCGGTCATCGGGTTCGCCTTGCTCGCGCCATTGGTGTTGCGGGATCCGGCGGCGCGCGGGCACCGCTGGCTCGAGTCGCCGGTGGCCGCTGCGCTCGGGCGCTGGTCCTACGGCATCTTCATCTGGCACCTCGCGGTGCTGTCGATCGTGTTCCCGGTGTTCGGCATCCTGCCCTTCCAAGGCGACTTCGGTTACGTCCTGGTGCTCACGGTCGCCATCACCCTTCCGGTCGCCGCGGCCAGTTACGCGCTGGTGGAGGAGCCGGTGCGGCGCTGGGTCCGCAGCCGGGACCGGGTCCGGCGAACCGCGGAACCCGAGCCCGCGCCCTGA
- a CDS encoding DUF3068 domain-containing protein: MALSAGTRRTVACLLVGLGALLIVAAIMIPTYTVDKLAKTPLDLEITTIATNQQGEDSLVLDSKSLTAPEGSAKVDTNVPLVSQRFLTVEEPADAQQMTVQAGQTLRRIDKQGDTGLLTATIDRVTIDRVTGMPVDTDPNGSIAVTTNPQGESIAEPVQHTGLQYRFPIGTEKKSYPYFDLNTRKTYDVNFMGETEVNNTKVYHFQMSVPATSLWDVVQAPTNRLSLPAAKWGVEGGEAPVTMTRYYTNTRDLWVEPETGTVVKGGEALHLYYSRTADKPEVTALKSHLVFDENTIESQISVAKENIDKLSLYGRVMPIVLGVLGVIALIAGVVLGLRGGSAARPVRAGGAPGQRPSGAASSGPAPRGNRGADDAPTEQIRINKQP, translated from the coding sequence ATGGCACTGAGTGCCGGTACCAGAAGGACGGTGGCCTGCCTGCTCGTGGGTCTCGGCGCGTTGCTGATCGTCGCCGCAATCATGATCCCGACCTACACCGTCGACAAACTGGCGAAGACTCCCCTCGATCTGGAGATCACCACGATCGCGACGAATCAGCAGGGGGAGGACAGCCTCGTGCTCGACTCCAAGTCGCTGACCGCGCCGGAGGGCTCGGCCAAGGTCGATACCAACGTCCCGCTGGTCTCGCAGCGCTTCCTCACCGTCGAGGAGCCCGCCGACGCCCAGCAGATGACCGTGCAGGCGGGCCAGACGCTGCGGCGCATCGACAAGCAGGGCGACACCGGACTGCTGACCGCGACCATCGACCGGGTCACCATCGACCGCGTAACCGGCATGCCGGTCGACACGGACCCGAACGGCTCCATCGCGGTGACGACGAACCCCCAGGGCGAGAGCATCGCCGAGCCGGTGCAGCACACAGGTCTGCAGTACCGGTTCCCGATCGGCACCGAGAAGAAGAGCTACCCGTACTTCGACCTCAACACGCGTAAGACCTACGACGTGAACTTCATGGGCGAGACCGAGGTCAACAACACGAAGGTCTACCACTTCCAGATGTCGGTGCCCGCCACCAGCCTCTGGGACGTCGTGCAGGCGCCGACCAACCGGCTGAGCCTGCCCGCTGCCAAGTGGGGCGTCGAGGGCGGCGAGGCCCCGGTGACCATGACGCGCTACTACACCAACACCCGTGACCTGTGGGTCGAGCCGGAGACCGGCACCGTGGTCAAGGGCGGCGAGGCACTGCACCTGTACTACTCGCGCACCGCGGACAAGCCCGAGGTCACCGCGCTGAAGTCGCACCTGGTGTTCGACGAGAACACGATCGAGTCGCAGATCTCGGTGGCCAAGGAGAACATCGACAAGCTGTCGCTGTACGGCCGCGTCATGCCGATCGTCCTCGGCGTCCTCGGCGTGATCGCGCTGATCGCCGGTGTGGTTCTCGGTCTGCGCGGCGGCTCGGCTGCGCGGCCTGTACGGGCGGGCGGCGCCCCTGGCCAGCGTCCGAGCGGCGCGGCTTCATCCGGTCCCGCTCCGCGTGGTAACCGTGGCGCCGACGATGCGCCGACCGAGCAGATCCGGATCAACAAACAACCCTGA
- a CDS encoding polysaccharide biosynthesis protein, whose translation MGGVSAVHRFPVVADLTWVTAGAMTANVAGYLLQLLAGRWLGVTGYSEFASLLAVQLLCAVPALALQNVVARELVRGAGMAALRGLQWRCAVIVAAVAAVLVPLVAVALNVGVAATAAALGAAPALVLLSGEQGVLQGGRRFRALGMVLGAAGIARVSPALVVLALGGGATLALWAAACGVAAAALLARIVAGVASARVPGGVRADAVAAAPGVLPVLRAAQVQAALMALSSADLIVVRMVLDDVDASRYALGTIATKIAFWLPQAVGVVLYPRMAQPTHSAGAIRAALAVLSGIGLIAVLGAVLAAPLAPLLAGEDYAPIQDLLWVFALHGALLAVLQGAVLSAIAVDRTSLALVTWLGLVVEVTLMLTLARSTPALIITAVSVAATTTLVVAVIVLRAADHTTRPEPLRPVG comes from the coding sequence ATGGGCGGCGTGTCTGCTGTCCATCGGTTTCCTGTGGTGGCGGATCTGACGTGGGTGACGGCGGGTGCGATGACCGCCAACGTCGCCGGGTATCTGCTGCAGCTGCTGGCCGGGCGGTGGCTCGGGGTCACCGGATACAGCGAATTCGCGAGTCTGCTCGCGGTGCAGCTGCTGTGTGCGGTGCCCGCGCTGGCGTTGCAGAACGTGGTCGCCCGGGAACTCGTGCGCGGGGCGGGAATGGCGGCGCTGCGGGGGCTCCAGTGGCGGTGCGCGGTGATCGTGGCCGCGGTGGCCGCGGTGCTGGTGCCGCTGGTCGCCGTCGCGTTGAACGTCGGGGTGGCCGCCACCGCGGCCGCGCTGGGTGCGGCGCCTGCGCTGGTGCTGTTGTCCGGCGAGCAGGGAGTGCTGCAAGGCGGCAGGCGGTTTCGCGCCTTGGGCATGGTGCTCGGCGCCGCCGGGATCGCCCGGGTTTCGCCCGCCCTGGTCGTCCTCGCGCTGGGCGGCGGCGCGACGCTCGCGCTGTGGGCGGCGGCCTGCGGGGTCGCCGCGGCGGCTCTGCTCGCCAGGATCGTCGCCGGTGTGGCGTCCGCGCGCGTCCCCGGCGGAGTCAGAGCCGACGCGGTCGCCGCCGCCCCGGGCGTGTTGCCGGTGCTGCGGGCCGCCCAGGTGCAGGCGGCGCTGATGGCGCTGTCGTCGGCGGACCTGATCGTGGTCCGGATGGTGCTCGACGACGTGGACGCCAGCCGCTACGCGCTCGGCACCATCGCCACCAAGATCGCCTTCTGGTTGCCGCAAGCGGTCGGTGTCGTGCTCTATCCGCGGATGGCGCAGCCGACGCACTCGGCGGGCGCTATCCGGGCGGCGCTCGCGGTGCTCAGCGGGATCGGCTTGATCGCGGTGCTCGGCGCCGTGCTCGCCGCGCCGCTCGCTCCGCTGCTGGCGGGCGAGGACTACGCCCCGATCCAGGATCTGCTGTGGGTGTTCGCGCTGCACGGCGCGCTGCTGGCCGTGCTGCAAGGCGCGGTGCTGTCGGCCATCGCCGTCGACCGCACTTCGCTCGCGCTGGTCACCTGGCTGGGCCTGGTCGTCGAAGTCACGTTGATGCTCACGCTGGCCCGCTCGACACCGGCGCTGATCATCACGGCCGTATCGGTCGCGGCCACCACCACCCTCGTGGTCGCCGTCATCGTCCTGCGCGCGGCCGATCACACCACACGTCCGGAGCCGCTGCGCCCGGTCGGCTGA
- a CDS encoding glycosyltransferase family 4 protein, whose translation MREVLLLCWRDTGHPQGGGSERYLEQVGAQLAARGVKVTLRTARYPGAPRRERVDGIDISRAGGRYTVYPRALAALLLARIGLGSLRGVRPDAVIDTQNGIPFFAAAATTAPSVVLVHHGHREQWPVAGRVVGRIGWWIESRLSPRVHRRNQYLTVSLPSAEELATLGVDRARIAVVRNGAEPVPIDAPTGAAETRTAAPTVVVLSRLVPHKQIEDALAAVARLRDRIPGLRLDVIGGGWWADNLRDNARELGIADAVTFHGHVDERRKHELLARAWVHVLPSRKEGWGLAVIEAAQHGVPTVGYRSSRGLTDSIVDGATGILVDDVAQLADAVGDLLDDPGARTVMGEKARARAREFSWEQTGKGVYEVLVAAARGEHVTGLIAPRTVD comes from the coding sequence GTGCGCGAAGTCCTCCTGCTCTGCTGGCGTGACACCGGGCACCCGCAGGGCGGCGGCAGCGAGCGGTACCTCGAGCAGGTCGGCGCGCAGCTCGCGGCACGCGGGGTCAAAGTCACCCTGCGCACCGCCCGCTACCCCGGGGCGCCGCGGCGGGAACGTGTCGACGGCATCGACATCAGCCGGGCGGGGGGACGCTACACGGTGTACCCGCGGGCGCTCGCCGCGCTCCTGCTCGCCAGAATCGGCCTCGGCTCGTTGCGCGGCGTGCGGCCCGACGCGGTGATCGACACCCAGAACGGCATCCCCTTCTTCGCAGCCGCCGCCACCACGGCCCCGTCGGTGGTGCTGGTGCACCACGGACACCGCGAGCAGTGGCCGGTGGCGGGCCGGGTGGTCGGTCGCATCGGCTGGTGGATCGAGTCGCGGCTGTCGCCCCGCGTGCACCGGCGCAACCAATACCTGACCGTTTCGCTGCCCTCGGCGGAAGAACTCGCCACGCTCGGTGTGGACCGTGCGCGAATCGCGGTGGTCCGCAACGGAGCCGAACCGGTTCCAATCGACGCGCCGACGGGCGCCGCGGAAACCCGCACTGCCGCACCCACTGTCGTGGTGTTGTCCCGGCTGGTGCCGCACAAGCAGATCGAGGACGCGCTCGCGGCCGTGGCCCGGCTGCGTGACCGTATTCCCGGTCTGCGTCTCGACGTGATCGGCGGCGGCTGGTGGGCGGACAACCTGCGTGACAACGCCCGTGAACTCGGCATCGCCGACGCCGTCACCTTCCACGGGCACGTGGACGAGCGCCGCAAGCACGAACTGCTCGCCCGCGCCTGGGTGCACGTGCTGCCTTCCCGGAAGGAAGGGTGGGGCCTGGCGGTGATCGAAGCCGCTCAGCACGGTGTGCCGACGGTCGGATACCGGAGTTCGCGCGGGCTCACCGATTCCATCGTCGACGGCGCCACCGGCATCCTGGTCGACGACGTCGCCCAGTTGGCCGACGCCGTCGGCGATCTGCTGGACGATCCGGGAGCGCGCACCGTCATGGGTGAGAAGGCCCGCGCCCGCGCTCGCGAATTCTCTTGGGAGCAAACCGGAAAGGGCGTGTACGAGGTCCTGGTCGCCGCTGCCCGCGGTGAGCATGTCACCGGATTGATCGCGCCCCGGACGGTCGACTGA
- a CDS encoding class I SAM-dependent methyltransferase: MLKAEKTPTRGSSPRFARRATLRRSLRLLGSFRFEQTDPALFYGGLAADTAAMIADFYADLTGRSLDGATILDVGGGPGYFADEFAHTGARYIPVEPDPSEMHAAGLSVAGAVRGSGMALPFRDDALDICFSSNVAEHVSKPWVMAEEMVRVTRPGGLIVLSYTVWHGPFGGHETGPWHYLGGEYAARRYRRKHGREPKNRFGRSLFAVRAADGLRWAAGTPAEVHTVFPRYHPHWAWWLVRVPMMRELLVSNLVVVATKS, encoded by the coding sequence GTGCTCAAAGCCGAAAAAACGCCGACGCGCGGCAGCTCGCCCCGGTTCGCCCGCCGGGCGACCCTGCGCCGGTCGCTGCGGCTGCTCGGTAGTTTCCGGTTCGAGCAGACCGACCCGGCGCTGTTCTACGGAGGTCTGGCGGCCGACACCGCGGCGATGATCGCCGACTTCTACGCCGACCTCACCGGCCGGTCGCTGGACGGCGCGACGATCCTCGACGTGGGCGGCGGACCGGGTTACTTCGCCGACGAGTTCGCCCACACGGGGGCCCGCTACATACCGGTGGAACCCGACCCGTCGGAGATGCACGCCGCCGGGCTCTCGGTGGCGGGCGCGGTGCGCGGGTCCGGGATGGCGCTGCCGTTCCGCGACGACGCGCTCGACATCTGTTTCTCGTCGAACGTCGCCGAGCACGTCTCGAAGCCGTGGGTGATGGCCGAGGAGATGGTGCGGGTGACCAGGCCCGGCGGGTTGATCGTGCTCTCCTACACGGTGTGGCACGGCCCGTTCGGCGGGCACGAGACCGGGCCGTGGCACTATCTCGGTGGCGAGTACGCCGCGCGCCGCTACCGGCGCAAGCACGGACGCGAACCCAAGAACAGGTTCGGCAGGTCGCTGTTCGCGGTGCGGGCCGCGGACGGATTGCGCTGGGCAGCAGGCACTCCGGCCGAGGTGCACACCGTCTTTCCGCGCTACCACCCCCACTGGGCGTGGTGGTTGGTCCGGGTACCCATGATGCGAGAGTTACTTGTGAGCAATCTGGTCGTTGTGGCAACTAAAAGTTAG
- a CDS encoding aldehyde dehydrogenase yields MHYDSLFIGGRWTAPATAERIQVISPVTVEPVGSVPAVSRADVDAAVAAARHAFDHGPWPATPPKERAAVLTRVARLIEQRSADLLAALTAEVGAPQMIAMTLNQIPAVAALDAYAALAESFPWQETRVGGFGTTRVTREPRGVVAAVTAWNVPLFLAANKLAPALLAGCTVVLKPSPLTPITANMLADICTEAGLPEGVLSVLPAEPDAAEYLVSHPGVDKVTFTGSTAVGRKIGAIATGQLKSVSLELGGKSAAILLPDMDVATGIPMLAFSGLMNSGQGCVAQTRILVPRSRYDEILDALVGHVKTMKVGDPSDPSVQLGPLISERQRDRVEGYIAKGKAEGARLVLGGGRPEGLDRGWFIEPTIFADVDNKSTIAQEEIFGPVLSVIPYETEDEAVAIANDSVYGLAGSVWTADVEHGAEIAARVRTGTYAINWYAFDPTSPFGGYKASGLGRENGPEGLDSFCEQKSLLMPLGWTG; encoded by the coding sequence ATGCATTACGACAGCTTGTTCATCGGCGGCCGCTGGACCGCTCCAGCCACCGCCGAGCGCATCCAGGTCATCTCGCCGGTCACGGTCGAGCCGGTGGGCAGCGTGCCCGCGGTGAGCCGGGCCGATGTGGACGCCGCGGTCGCCGCGGCCAGGCACGCCTTCGACCACGGCCCCTGGCCTGCCACGCCGCCGAAGGAGCGCGCCGCGGTGCTCACCCGCGTGGCCCGGCTGATCGAACAGCGCTCCGCCGATCTGCTCGCCGCGCTGACCGCCGAGGTCGGCGCACCGCAAATGATCGCGATGACGCTGAATCAGATCCCGGCGGTCGCCGCATTGGACGCCTACGCGGCTTTGGCCGAGTCCTTCCCCTGGCAGGAGACCCGGGTCGGCGGGTTCGGCACCACACGGGTCACCCGCGAGCCGCGCGGCGTCGTCGCGGCGGTCACCGCCTGGAACGTTCCACTGTTCCTCGCGGCCAACAAGCTCGCCCCCGCCCTGCTGGCCGGTTGCACCGTCGTACTGAAGCCGTCCCCGCTGACGCCGATCACGGCCAATATGCTCGCCGACATCTGCACCGAGGCCGGGCTGCCCGAAGGCGTGCTCTCGGTGCTGCCCGCCGAGCCCGACGCGGCCGAGTACCTCGTCTCCCATCCCGGTGTGGACAAGGTGACCTTCACCGGGAGCACTGCGGTCGGCCGCAAGATCGGCGCGATCGCCACCGGTCAGCTCAAGAGTGTCTCGCTCGAACTCGGTGGCAAGTCGGCGGCGATCCTGCTGCCGGACATGGACGTCGCGACAGGCATCCCGATGCTCGCGTTCTCCGGCCTGATGAACAGCGGTCAGGGCTGTGTCGCGCAGACCCGCATCCTCGTTCCGCGCAGCCGGTACGACGAAATACTCGACGCGCTGGTCGGACACGTGAAGACGATGAAGGTGGGCGACCCCAGCGATCCGAGCGTGCAACTGGGTCCGCTGATCTCCGAGCGACAGCGGGACCGGGTCGAGGGTTACATCGCCAAGGGAAAGGCGGAGGGCGCACGACTGGTGCTCGGGGGCGGCCGCCCGGAGGGCTTGGACCGCGGCTGGTTCATCGAGCCGACGATCTTCGCGGACGTGGACAACAAGTCGACCATCGCCCAGGAGGAGATCTTCGGGCCGGTGCTGTCGGTCATCCCGTACGAGACCGAGGACGAGGCCGTCGCCATCGCCAACGACTCGGTCTACGGCCTCGCCGGTTCGGTGTGGACGGCCGACGTCGAGCACGGCGCCGAGATCGCGGCGCGGGTGCGTACCGGCACCTACGCGATCAATTGGTATGCGTTCGACCCGACTTCGCCGTTCGGCGGCTACAAGGCCTCCGGGCTGGGACGCGAGAACGGCCCAGAGGGCTTGGATTCGTTCTGCGAGCAGAAGTCGCTGCTCATGCCGCTCGGCTGGACCGGATGA
- a CDS encoding helix-turn-helix domain-containing protein, protein MKQVVALALDGVMAFDLACAVQAFRHGPGKTGEPSGFEMRTCGLRPGPVWTPNGFELRVEHGLEALAEADVVVVPGIGIPTLPTPRAALDALRDAARQGATMVSICVGAFILAEAGLLDGRPATTHWAYCGEFAQLYPAVKLDPTALYVDDGDVLTSAGLSAGLDLCLHLVRRELGAHAAAELARWNVTAPHREGGQAQYIPDRPGVRAVDGGLAATLAWAIAEPAAAVDVSALAAHALMSERTFIRRFKAEVGTTPRRWLDAQRTARARELLETTRLPVEVVAAKSGFGSVTALRVHLRAATGATPAAYRRSLAR, encoded by the coding sequence ATGAAGCAGGTCGTGGCGCTGGCGCTGGACGGCGTCATGGCATTCGACCTGGCGTGTGCCGTCCAGGCGTTCCGGCACGGTCCCGGTAAGACCGGCGAGCCGTCCGGGTTCGAGATGCGGACCTGCGGGTTGCGCCCGGGTCCGGTGTGGACGCCCAACGGCTTCGAACTGCGGGTGGAGCACGGGCTCGAGGCGCTCGCGGAGGCGGACGTCGTCGTCGTGCCCGGGATCGGCATTCCCACCCTGCCCACGCCGCGTGCGGCGCTGGACGCACTGCGCGACGCCGCGAGACAGGGCGCGACCATGGTGAGCATCTGCGTCGGCGCGTTCATCCTGGCCGAAGCGGGTCTGCTGGACGGACGCCCCGCGACCACCCATTGGGCTTACTGCGGTGAGTTCGCGCAGCTGTATCCCGCGGTGAAACTGGACCCGACGGCGCTGTATGTCGACGACGGCGACGTACTCACCTCGGCTGGGCTGTCGGCGGGCTTGGACCTGTGCCTGCACCTGGTCCGCAGGGAGTTGGGCGCGCACGCGGCGGCCGAGCTGGCCAGGTGGAACGTCACCGCTCCGCACCGGGAGGGCGGTCAGGCGCAGTACATTCCGGACAGGCCGGGCGTGCGAGCCGTCGACGGCGGTCTCGCCGCCACCCTGGCCTGGGCAATCGCCGAACCCGCTGCAGCGGTGGACGTTTCGGCGCTGGCCGCGCACGCGTTGATGAGCGAGCGCACTTTCATCCGCCGGTTCAAGGCGGAAGTGGGCACGACGCCGCGGCGGTGGCTGGACGCGCAGCGCACCGCTCGGGCCCGGGAACTGCTGGAAACCACGCGTTTGCCGGTGGAAGTCGTTGCGGCGAAGTCCGGTTTCGGCAGTGTCACCGCACTGCGGGTGCACCTACGCGCGGCCACGGGTGCCACGCCGGCCGCGTACCGCCGATCACTGGCCAGGTGA
- a CDS encoding phosphohydrolase, giving the protein MAGPTGLDWAWATRTGGALSTEQRLRLAVAAARSLPAMVPNRVRLALGRRGRGKLEFAGLRLPDSKLAVAAETEASEALTPPVLNHSLRTYYFGRVLADLDGAAYDDELVYVSCLLHDLQLEHPAPGRCFAVTGGERAAALALDAGAAQERATAIGAAIAAHVTPGVADDLSDPGGFVSAGASADVLGTRLAELDGDWVDELLRRHPRLGFKRHVVAAFRAEAKAVPKGRIHWLNSAGFLAMIRLAPFTE; this is encoded by the coding sequence GTGGCCGGACCGACGGGCCTCGATTGGGCATGGGCCACCCGCACCGGTGGCGCGTTGTCGACCGAACAACGACTCAGGCTGGCGGTCGCGGCCGCCCGTTCGCTGCCCGCCATGGTGCCCAACCGGGTCCGGCTCGCGCTGGGCAGGCGGGGGCGCGGAAAGCTGGAGTTCGCCGGCCTACGGTTGCCCGACTCCAAGCTCGCCGTCGCGGCGGAGACGGAGGCGAGCGAGGCGCTTACTCCCCCCGTGCTCAATCACTCGCTGCGGACCTACTACTTCGGACGGGTCCTGGCCGATCTCGACGGCGCAGCCTATGACGACGAGCTGGTCTACGTCTCATGTCTGCTGCACGACCTGCAACTCGAACATCCCGCGCCGGGACGCTGTTTCGCGGTGACGGGCGGCGAACGGGCTGCCGCCCTCGCGCTCGATGCGGGCGCAGCCCAGGAACGCGCCACCGCTATCGGCGCGGCCATCGCCGCCCACGTCACACCCGGGGTCGCCGACGATCTCAGCGACCCCGGCGGGTTCGTCTCCGCGGGAGCGTCGGCGGACGTGCTCGGAACACGGCTGGCGGAGCTGGACGGGGATTGGGTCGACGAACTGCTGCGGCGTCATCCGCGACTGGGCTTCAAGCGGCACGTGGTCGCGGCGTTCCGAGCGGAAGCGAAAGCTGTGCCGAAGGGTCGGATCCATTGGCTCAACAGCGCGGGCTTCCTGGCCATGATCCGCCTGGCGCCGTTCACCGAATAA